The following proteins come from a genomic window of Meles meles chromosome 1, mMelMel3.1 paternal haplotype, whole genome shotgun sequence:
- the KCNA3 gene encoding potassium voltage-gated channel subfamily A member 3, translated as MDEHLSLLRSPPPPSARHRAHPPQRPASGGGAHNLVNPGYAEPAAGPALPPDMTVVPGDHLLEPEAADGGGGPPQGGCGGGGGCDRDRYEPLPPALPAAGEQDCCGERVVINISGLRFETQLKTLCQFPETLLGDPKRRMRYFDPLRNEYFFDRNRPSFDAILYYYQSGGRIRRPVNVPIDIFSEEIRFYQLGEEAMEKFREDEGFLREEERPLPRRDFQRQVWLLFEYPESSGPARGIAIVSVLVILISIVIFCLETLPEFRDEKDYPAASSQEQFEAASNSTSGAPAGASSFSDPFFVVETLCIIWFSFELLVRFFACPSKATFSRNIMNLIDIVAIIPYFITLGTELAERQGNGQQAMSLAILRVIRLVRVFRIFKLSRHSKGLQILGQTLKASMRELGLLIFFLFIGVILFSSAVYFAEADDPTSGFSSIPDAFWWAVVTMTTVGYGDMHPVTIGGKIVGSLCAIAGVLTIALPVPVIVSNFNYFYHRETEGEEQAQYMHVGSCQHLSSSAEELRKARSNSTLSKSEYMVIEEGGMNHSAFPQTPFKTGNSTATCTTNNNPNSCVNIKKIFTDV; from the coding sequence ATGGACGAGCACCTCAGCCTGCTGcgctcgccgccgccgccctccgCCCGCCACCGCGCCCACCCTCCTCAGCGCCCCGCGAGCGGCGGCGGCGCCCACAACCTGGTGAACCCCGGCTACGCCGAGCCCGCCGCAGGCCCCGCGCTGCCGCCCGACATGACGGTGGTGCCGGGGGACCACCTGCTGGAGCCGGAGGCTGCCGACGGCGGCGGGGGCCCGCCTCAGGGCGgctgtggcggcggcggcggctgcgacCGCGACCGCTACGAGCCGCTGCCGCCCGCGCTGCCGGCCGCCGGGGAGCAGGACTGCTGCGGGGAGCGCGTGGTCATCAACATCTCCGGGCTGCGCTTCGAGACGCAGCTCAAGACCCTCTGCCAGTTCCCGGAGACGCTGCTGGGCGACCCCAAGCGGCGCATGAGGTACTTCGACCCGCTCCGCAACGAGTACTTCTTCGACCGCAACCGGCCCAGCTTCGACGCCATCCTCTACTACTACCAGTCGGGCGGCCGCATCCGCCGGCCGGTCAACGTGCCCATCGACATCTTCTCCGAGGAGATCCGCTTCTACCAGCTGGGCGAGGAGGCCATGGAGAAGTTCCGCGAGGACGAGGGCTTCCTGCGGGAGGAAGAGCGGCCACTGCCCCGCCGCGACTTCCAGCGCCAGGTGTGGCTGCTCTTCGAGTACCCCGAGAGCTCCGGGCCGGCGCGGGGCATCGCCATCGTGTCCGTGCTCGTCATCCTCATCTCCATTGTCATCTTCTGCCTGGAGACGCTGCCCGAGTTCCGCGACGAGAAGGACTACCCCGCCGCGTCGTCGCAGGAGCAGTTCGAGGCGGCCAGCAACAGCACGTCGGGGGCCCCGGCCGGAGCCTCCAGCTTCTCGGATCCCTTCTTCGTCGTGGAGACCCTGTGCATCATCTGGTTCTCCTTTGAGCTGCTCGTGCGTTTCTTCGCTTGCCCCAGCAAAGCCACCTTCTCGCGAAATATCATGAACCTGATAGACATCGTGGCCATCATCCCTTATTTCATCACTCTGGGCACCGAGCTGGCTGAGCGACAGGGCAATGGACAGCAGGCCATGTCCCTGGCCATCCTGAGGGTTATCCGGCTGGTGCGGGTCTTCCGCATCTTCAAGCTCTCCCGGCACTCCAAGGGGCTGCAGATCCTGGGCCAGACGCTGAAGGCTTCCATGCGCGAGCTGGGGCTgctcatcttcttcctcttcattgGGGTCATCCTCTTCTCCAGCGCGGTCTACTTTGCCGAGGCAGATGACCCCACTTCTGGTTTTAGCAGTATCCCGGATGCCTTCTGGTGGGCAGTGGTAACCATGACAACCGTAGGTTATGGGGATATGCACCCGGTGACCATAGGGGGCAAGATTGTGGGGTCGCTCTGTGCCATCGCTGGTGTCTTGACCATTGCTTTGCCAGTCCCTGTGATTGTTTCCAACTTCAATTACTTCTACCACCGGGAGACAGAAGGGGAAGAGCAAGCCCAGTACATGCACGTGGGAAGTTGCCAGCACCTCTCCTCTTCGGCCGAGGAGCTCCGAAAAGCAAGGAGTAACTCGACTCTGAGTAAGTCGGAGTATATGGTGATCGAAGAGGGGGGCATGAACCATAGCGCGTTCCCCCAGACCCCTTTCAAAACGGGCAATTCCACGGCCACCTGCACCACGAACAATAATCCCAACTCCTGTGTCAACATCAAAAAGATATTTACTGATGTTTAA